The Pieris rapae chromosome 19, ilPieRapa1.1, whole genome shotgun sequence DNA segment aattatacctGTACAGATAAGCAATACCCAACTCAGGGTAACTGGGCACACATCAGGTATGCTACTAGAGCGGAGAAAGAGAGATCACAAGCTTTAAATGGGAGACAAATATTACCTGGTATCATGGTGGGAGTTGTTGAATGTAAAGATCCACCTAGGATAAGTGCTCCAAGCCCTGGTGCATTCCCAGAAAGGTACTTAGAGAACATTTCTCAATTAATAGACTTCCTAAATTAAttctcatttaaaaattagtaatgTTGCAactctcattcctgaggtcataggttttAAACCTGTCTATGCACTAATGGACTCTACTTTCTGTGTGTGCAACACTGGCTCATACAGTGAAGGAGGCTCATTTCCTATtagatgtttttaaatcacaaaacAGATAAACCAATATGAGgccataaataatttcatactaTTGTCTATTAAAGCATATGTACTGCAACTCTTAGCATACTAAAAAGTCAGAAACTAAGGTGCACTTAACCTActccttaaaatgtaatatttttattaagagatTTCAAGGGTCAGATCTTTGGTGatctcagatttatgtattaaaactaaatataaattcaattctTACAGACAATCAACCCAAGCAAGATCTTTGTGTCCTACTCCAATGTCACAAGCCCCTGTGCCACAAAGGTCAAGCGGCCTGATATCCAAAGCATTGGACTATGTTCTCAGTTGgtgacatataaataaatggaggtctttattatagatttacctattctgttaaaaaaacaattctacaCAAAAAAGCAGTGTTGTAAGTAGCTTTTTAGGTTTATTCTAGAATATGggcatttcaaataaatttaaatatttttcatttcaattaaaaagtgtttatcaTTGACAATATGAATTTGTtgctaataatttaattttgtgacatctttcatttttagttttcatattttgtatttttactgGATTTTATCAGATAAGTCTGTATAGTTAGGGACAGGAACCCTACTGAGAAACAACTaagaaaacaaattgttaattataatttaatatggaaTAACTGAagtctttattaaaatcagacaatttaaaatatgtcaatctagaaaatttatttaaaaataaattaaaattctaatatttgtgaaaaaaCTTTTacctgaattatttattttattgtttaagaaCACAATGTTTCATTCTATTATCACAAACTCTTGACAAGATGtactaacattttattttgtcttaacaatgcaaatttaaaataagcataattgaaataaagaaaactaaaataaatgtctaaatttttatttaccttaaataaacattcataCAAAAACAACTGATAACATCCACATACATATGATGatccttattattattttatttaggttgTTCAATAGTAGCATTAGCGAGGTCTGTCATTTTTGGATATTTCACATTGTGTTTGTCCAGTTCACTTTGAGACCAAAGAatcattcttaaaaggctgcaTAGTTTTGGATTTGTGTATTCTTGGTTTTCCATTTTCAGAATTGCTGCATTTAATTCACTGGCAATCtgaaaagataattttaattatgttaaaaagaatattttaaatatgtcgtCATGACATATGTACTATGTAGTGAGTgtcataattatgtaaattgttatcttgtttagatttatttatctgAAATCACACTCACGGCAATGAACATACTTTAAACAAAGTGTCATTTATGCAGGTACAGTATGACTGGATAAGTGAAAAAATTCATACTTTTTGGCTGTGAGATGGTAGCAATAAGTCAGCAAAGGGAGAAGCATGAGGGTCAGGGAATGCCAATAAAGCAAGTGACCGCTCAAGTTCAGTCAAAGCATTACGGTCATTTGCCCCAGCCTCAGCTAATGTTGCACTAGCAAATGCCAAAGCTTCTTCTGCTCGACCTGCCCGAATCAGTTCCAGAAGCTGCAATtgctgtaaaaataaaatcacaagtTTAAAGTAGATTaccttttatacaaaataaatgtaggACAGTGAagttaactataataaatactgtcaaaatgttttataatggaACTTTCATTTActgattaaaatgtttattgtacCTGTAAATGGAAATATAGATAGCGGTCATTGTCTAGCAGCTCTGGGTGTAAAGCATTAACCATAGCAATAGCTTCTGATATACGACCTCCTTGAACTGCCTCTCTAATCATTATCCTCTCATCTAATGAGCTACATAGTGCAGGCTCCTGCAAACCTGCTTCTTGTTGAAACTTTAAAGCAGCTTCCTTAAATCCCTCTtaacaatgaaaaaatatgCAGATTAATATTGTGCATTCATGTAAAATAGTTCAACAATAAACCAAGGTTAAAGGTTTCTCTTAACAAAATTCTCACCTGTGAccaaataattcattattaacatattcatATCTGTCCTCGATATTTGCAAATCGTCTGATTTAGTACGATCATAGTATTTGCGTTCCGATTTATCGTTTCCATTGGTGGCTGTAGTTTCAAAACTCATCGTGTAATAAAagctattaattataacacaaaatcaaaagttataaaaacgtCGAAACCTTAATAATCGAAAAACTATTTATCAACTAAAGGACTATGTTTGatctgtaaattatattttttgttttgtataccTTTATAGTTTTCACAAATCACAATACACTGTACACAGTGACATTCAAagactatttaatattatgagtGATGACATTCCAGACTCGAGTAGTATTGCACAGTGCTTACTCTCGGTTATCCATAAGCGCTATAGAAACCAAACGGCATTAGAAtagaatcattttttatttaaaatggccAAAATGTCTACTTTTGACTAATCCATTGCATGCATTGCACCAATCCCTAAACACGTCAAGTTTTTTACGTGTTATTTATGATTCTTAATATACACAAATACTTATttcgacaaaattaaaactttacaagCATGCTGGACCATTAACAAATCTGTGAccgttttatataatgtagtaaataaatttctaaattacatTTGCGACATTCAAGtctacatttttgttatttattatcttaatatatataaatctcgtgtcacaatgtttgtccttaatggactcctaaaccacttgaccgattataataatattcgcACACCATGTGTAGTTAgatccaacttaagagataggatagcttagatctttaattatagttccaattttattttattgcaaattatttgatacaattctagcagatggcgctgtgttaaaattaccaacctttcacataagttctcctaccgtttcccttgaatagtttactactatgtaatataacaaaaacgttagccacagcaacgcttggccgagtctgctagtagtTTTATATGTTTCAGTTTgagtgttaaaatattaaaagctcaGAGAGTTCAGAATAAAATTTGTAGAACTTAATTTTTTCCATAAAACACGTTCTATGACTTTTTATCTAGGAttggtttttaagttttaggaATGaaggttaatttaaaaaatcgctAACAAAATTGATGTTTAATTTAAgggatataatttttaaatacttacataCGTAAGATGTGAAAGTTTCttgttgaaatttgaattttaatagatttttttcccATTTATAGATtcctcatttattataaattgtttgattaaaaaacaaatacccGGTTTATTTTGCCAGTTGACGAAATATTCAAAGCTATAAAGTATCGTCATAATACTAAAGCAgcagtttatattataataactaccCAAGTGCAAAAATTCTCCTCAGAACAATTAGCAAGTATTCTTACCCATCTCATAAATTTATCTTGTACACACGGTATTTTTCCTAGCTGTCTAAAACTATCAATAGTGAAACCTGTATTAAAAAAGGGtaataaaaaaggatattAGAAAGTGAATAGAAACGACAGTCCTATAACTTTAATACCAACTTTAGGTTAACTTGTGCACAATAGCTTGAGTTCTTCTTTAGGTCAATTTAGTGTAATAAATGATGAACAGTACGGTTTCTAAgaggtatatataataaggagCTATAGTTTTTTTGGCATGAGCCAAGCATTCGATTCCGTAGGCCGTAAACTATAACATTCTACTTCAATAGCGTAGGCTTTACGGTTGCCTTTGAATTGGATGAAAAGTTACCTGACTGATcgtaaacaatttattgagATCACCGAAATTTTCTCTCCTCTAGTATAGAAGTCGTATCAACAAAGATTCTAGACATAACACAAGACCAAAATCTTACTTGGAAGCAACACATTTTATCGATATGTACGCACCTTAATAGATTTGTGTTTACTTTGCTTTGAGTTGAAGTCGCAAAGTATCTTCAAAACACGCAGCAATTATTGCTTATCACGGCGATGTTGCCTGAGTTCTGCGCTATTGTATCCATCTATGTGGAAATATGGAAGACGtaaataagttttcattacgtagaaaaaaaaatatttgggcTACTGTGTGCGTTGGACCTCTCGTAAGCTGTAGACCTTTTACGAACTCGGTATATTGTCAGTACCAAGTTTATATATCCTTGAAGCAGTTATGACTGTAAAAATGCAtcccaaattatttaaaacattcacaGAAACTAGGGATCCAACACGGCTGTGTGTACATGCTGCACCACGATGTTTGCATAAATTTTTGAcgctattattaaaatatgtaatcacCTTCCTAGAAGTTATAGATCAGTGACTTGCAATTCAttcaaggggaaggtgattaCGTTTTTAAACGAAAGGTGCTTTAGCGTGGGCGTATCGAGTAAGAGTATCGAGATTATAAGTTTGACaccaattctaaataacttaacttacccattattatgacattatgttaatgtttgtacTAGgtatatgatattataaaatttatatgaaattttcatTCCTATTTATGTATGATATTCAGTGGCGTAGCGTGCCTTGTCGGGGCCCcgtataaaaatttttttggagGCCCTTATATGGAGGTAAAgatttttcacaaaagaaaaaaaatattgtgagaagtaatatttatttatcacataatttacccattttacaaataaaaatcgaattttaaatgttcacTCTCCTTGCCTTTTTATCGGCaaactgatttattaaataatttatggctGATgatgattttagtttttctaaagTTTCTGCCTCTATGGACAATAGTGAGATGTCTGACAGCCGTTCTTGTCCCATCGTAGttcttaagtaattttttattagttttaattttgaaaaacttcTTTCTGTCGTTGCGGTTGTAACTGGAAGggtcaataataaaaagcatGCTGAGATTACCTCGGGAAAACTGGATGCAAGACTATTGAATTTTACTAGCAATAATTCAATGAGTTCTTTAatggaataaatttttttaatttcagaattTAAGCATGTTTTTAGAGCCTTTAATTGGTCACAAAGATTAAGTGAGAtgtttttactgtatttaGCAGACAGTTTTCCAGAAGCGTTTAATATCTCTTCGCTTGAAGAAGATAGGAGTTTCTCCGGTTGTAATATTTCGAATATACTACTCAGGTTGCAAAGGCTCTGAAATCTTTCTTTAGTttgagaaattaatatatctaaacAGCAATAGTATACATTGACTTTGAAATAGGATTCCGGGTCGGAAATTCTCTCATCTTGTGATAACTCATCAAAAATCGCTTcgttatcttttttaaaaagtttttattctttttccttaCACACTTTGGGGGCCCCCGTGGCCCGGG contains these protein-coding regions:
- the LOC111002490 gene encoding glucose-induced degradation protein 8 homolog isoform X1 — its product is MSFETTATNGNDKSERKYYDRTKSDDLQISRTDMNMLIMNYLVTEGFKEAALKFQQEAGLQEPALCSSLDERIMIREAVQGGRISEAIAMVNALHPELLDNDRYLYFHLQQLQLLELIRAGRAEEALAFASATLAEAGANDRNALTELERSLALLAFPDPHASPFADLLLPSHSQKIASELNAAILKMENQEYTNPKLCSLLRMILWSQSELDKHNVKYPKMTDLANATIEQPK
- the LOC111002490 gene encoding glucose-induced degradation protein 8-B homolog isoform X2 → MNMLIMNYLVTEGFKEAALKFQQEAGLQEPALCSSLDERIMIREAVQGGRISEAIAMVNALHPELLDNDRYLYFHLQQLQLLELIRAGRAEEALAFASATLAEAGANDRNALTELERSLALLAFPDPHASPFADLLLPSHSQKIASELNAAILKMENQEYTNPKLCSLLRMILWSQSELDKHNVKYPKMTDLANATIEQPK